Proteins from one Xenopus tropicalis strain Nigerian chromosome 1, UCB_Xtro_10.0, whole genome shotgun sequence genomic window:
- the MGC89056 gene encoding MGC89056 protein isoform X1 — protein MSARLFESPPPYHPDEYKPSSYAPSRDMYGRPSNYAPSKDVYGAEMHSQPAYSYYPEDEIQHYYKWSSPPGIIKIMYLLIVVMCVGIFACVASTLPWDLDITGQSMGYGIGSGSYSGAYTGYGFGDSQMGLGFAYGRNSTDPKAAKGFILAMAAFCFIIGMVIFVMTVTRTQSSTTRKFYLIVKIVSAIFGALVFIATIVSTIGVNPVAQAFGSAFYTQIVSICNQFYSPVQTRLALACVELLGLRLA, from the exons ATGTCTGCCAGGTTATTTGAAAGTCCCCCTCCGTATCACCCGGATGAATA CAAACCCTCAAGCTATGCCCCAAGTAGAGACATGTACGGTAGACCGTCAAATTATGCCCCAAGCAAAGATGTGTATGGGGCAGAGATGCACTCGCAGCCAGCCTACTCGTACTACCCAGAAGATGAAATACAGCATTATTACAAGTGGAGCTCCCCTCCTGGTATAATAAAGATCATGTATCTTCTTATCGTGGTCATGTGTGTTGGTATATTTGCGTGCGTAGCTTCGACTCTGCCCTGGGATCTCGACATCACTGGACAATCTATGGGTTATGGCATCGGGAGCGGGAGTTACAGTGGTGCATACACCGGATATGGCTTTGGAGACTCGCAGATGGGCTTGGGCTTTGCATACGGAAGAAATTCTACAGACCCAAAAGCAGCAAAAGGCTTTATCCTCGCTATGGCTGCTTTTTGCTTTATCATTGGTATGGTGATATTTGTAATGACTGTAACAAGGACTCAGAGTTCCAccaccagaaaattctacctcaTTGTTAAAATTGTCAGCGCAATATTTGGAGCCCTGGTCTTCATTGCCACCATTGTTTCTACTATAGGAGTAAATCCTGTCGCTCAGGCTTTTGGATCGGCATTCTACACCCAAATTGTTTCAATATGCAACCAGTTCTATTCCCCAGTACAAACCCGCTTGGCATTGGCCTGCGTGGAGCTACTTGGATTGAGATTGGCCTGA